A genomic stretch from Bacteroidota bacterium includes:
- a CDS encoding RNA-binding domain-containing protein, whose translation MTDILQVLARHEVFSELDADELTALIPIVERVTFDAGTRVFDSKRKPRFFYLIESGTFSLELAYGELKTLGPGQLVGEIGVINGDFRSGTVVADEAVTAIEICGTRLFNEAFVPATTALKITRALSKRITNYLRSRTQISTAELIRQGESENVEFKSTFRMNLYTNKKDRSIEKAALKTICAFLNSEGGILMIGVNDEGEVLGLARDNFPNHDKLMLHVTNMIKERIGALHLQFIQFAIEEIEGQDILRIDCSPASMPAYFMDDEQDAFFIRTGPSTTSLRLRDVPAYLKERFGSV comes from the coding sequence ATGACAGACATCTTGCAGGTGCTAGCGCGTCATGAAGTGTTTTCGGAGTTGGACGCAGATGAATTGACTGCCCTGATACCTATTGTAGAACGGGTGACCTTTGACGCCGGCACGCGTGTTTTCGACAGCAAAAGAAAGCCCCGCTTCTTCTATCTGATTGAGTCAGGGACCTTTTCATTGGAGCTTGCCTATGGGGAGTTGAAGACGCTGGGACCCGGACAGCTTGTGGGCGAAATTGGTGTAATAAACGGCGATTTTAGATCTGGAACTGTTGTTGCCGATGAGGCCGTTACTGCCATCGAGATTTGTGGGACCCGCCTGTTTAACGAGGCTTTTGTACCTGCTACAACAGCCCTCAAAATAACGCGGGCGCTGAGCAAACGGATTACAAATTACCTCCGTTCGCGTACCCAGATCTCAACAGCGGAGCTGATCCGCCAGGGGGAAAGTGAGAATGTTGAATTTAAGTCGACGTTTCGCATGAACCTGTATACCAACAAGAAAGACCGGTCCATCGAGAAGGCTGCCCTTAAAACCATCTGTGCCTTTCTCAACTCAGAAGGCGGCATCCTGATGATTGGTGTAAATGACGAGGGAGAAGTGCTTGGGTTGGCGCGCGACAACTTTCCCAACCATGATAAACTGATGCTGCACGTGACCAATATGATCAAGGAGCGCATCGGTGCATTGCACCTGCAGTTCATCCAGTTTGCTATCGAGGAGATTGAGGGGCAGGACATATTACGTATCGACTGCTCGCCGGCGTCCATGCCGGCCTATTTTATGGATGATGAGCAGGATGCGTTTTTTATTCGCACTGGGCCTTCGACGACAAGTTTGCGTCTGCGGGATGTGCCTGCGTATCTCAAGGAGCGCTTTGGCAGCGTTTGA
- a CDS encoding DUF2892 domain-containing protein, producing the protein MNLNMGTIDRVVRFILAAVVGVLYFTGQISGTVAIVLGVLAAIFLITSFVGTCPLYLPLKLSTKAKEPA; encoded by the coding sequence ATGAACCTGAACATGGGCACCATCGACCGGGTTGTTCGCTTCATTCTGGCCGCAGTTGTTGGCGTACTCTATTTCACAGGTCAGATTTCAGGTACGGTAGCAATTGTGCTGGGCGTCCTGGCTGCTATCTTTTTGATCACCAGCTTCGTGGGTACCTGTCCGTTGTACCTACCATTGAAGCTGTCAACGAAGGCCAAGGAGCCGGCATAA
- a CDS encoding Crp/Fnr family transcriptional regulator, with the protein MDESQALDALAFLPNATEAFRNTFFETAIHKTMPAGSFICLENNQCGYLPLVLRGEARVYKMSDEGRELTLYPILTGDSCILTASCIMNDIVFPANAIAVTDIEALLVPSQYVRRWLTAHPDWSSYIFSLLSRRLVDVISLVEEVAFQRMDVRLARYLSDASANNTVIKKTHEAIATDLGTSREVVSRLLKELEYKSVVSLSRGAITVLQKDALTHRSA; encoded by the coding sequence ATGGATGAATCCCAGGCACTAGATGCCCTCGCGTTTCTCCCGAATGCTACTGAGGCATTCAGAAACACATTTTTCGAAACGGCAATCCACAAAACGATGCCGGCAGGCAGCTTTATATGCCTCGAGAACAATCAATGCGGGTACCTTCCGCTAGTTTTGCGCGGCGAGGCACGCGTGTACAAAATGAGTGATGAAGGCAGGGAGTTGACCCTCTACCCCATTCTGACCGGTGACAGTTGTATCCTGACGGCTTCCTGTATCATGAATGATATTGTGTTTCCTGCCAATGCAATTGCTGTCACCGACATAGAAGCGCTGCTGGTACCCTCGCAATACGTCCGGCGTTGGCTGACGGCCCATCCCGATTGGAGCAGCTACATTTTCAGCCTGCTCTCGCGCCGGCTTGTGGATGTCATTTCGCTTGTGGAAGAAGTCGCTTTTCAACGTATGGATGTCCGGCTGGCCCGCTACCTCTCAGACGCATCTGCCAACAATACGGTCATCAAAAAAACCCATGAAGCAATTGCAACCGACCTCGGGACCTCCAGAGAAGTTGTCAGTCGGCTATTGAAAGAACTTGAATACAAATCGGTTGTATCGCTCTCCAGGGGTGCCATTACAGTGCTCCAAAAAGACGCGTTAACCCATCGCAGCGCCTGA
- a CDS encoding ATP-binding protein translates to MAGKLSDRLREASRRLFVGRSAQRKLFETVLSADTHPFALLHIYGPGGIGKTSLLYEYRHLCEAAHIPVLYLDTRTIEADPAIFLSAIRQQLGIANNVAPADMLGAEGKHVLMLDTYESMFALEQWLYTSFFPELNDTVFIVVAGRYPPSPTWTDNPGWRSLIKTVALRNFSPDESRTYLSRVGMPEDFQQPAINYTHGHPLALSLVAESFTQTDAAAFDGELEPDFIKVLLDRFVREAPSLDHRLALEACVLVNNLTEPLLATMLERTDVRALFEWLRSLSFIDSGTRGLFPHDLAREVLGSELRWRNPDQHKVLHQQARVYYNAQLKDASSEEQGNVLKDYIFLHRDNAIVRPFFLQLQSQWQGSTAAISTDQYHPRDLAQIEAMVTKHEGEASAALARMWIEAQPEHVILFRDQQGDAAGFLLLLALHDASETSLKKDPVAQACVKYLNTNAPLRPGEAATLFRFWMDRDAYQNITQVQSLIFVYMVRHYLTTSKLAFSMLPISSPSFWKSVFGYADLHHLESLDFERNGIPFGVFGHDWRSRPPAAWLDVLASRETGSGFSGTAEATPQRTMLVLSEEAFGEAVRMVCRNYTRRDRLVNNPLLSSRIVADSVAESADDAERVEVLMQLVDDGVALLQQNVKQAKAFKALDRTYLRPAASQEQAAELLGLPYSTFRRHLATALNELIQFLWQKELGR, encoded by the coding sequence ATGGCAGGAAAATTATCAGACCGATTACGTGAAGCAAGCCGCCGGCTTTTTGTAGGGCGCAGTGCACAACGCAAGTTGTTTGAAACCGTGCTGTCAGCAGACACGCATCCCTTTGCGTTACTCCACATTTATGGTCCGGGTGGTATTGGTAAAACATCGCTATTGTATGAATACCGTCATCTGTGTGAAGCAGCACATATACCCGTTTTGTATCTCGATACGCGCACCATCGAAGCAGATCCGGCGATATTTCTGTCAGCCATCCGGCAGCAGTTGGGGATAGCAAACAATGTTGCGCCGGCTGATATGCTTGGTGCTGAGGGCAAACACGTCTTGATGCTCGATACGTATGAATCTATGTTTGCGCTCGAGCAGTGGCTCTACACTTCGTTTTTTCCCGAATTGAATGACACGGTGTTTATTGTTGTTGCTGGTCGGTATCCGCCCTCGCCTACATGGACCGATAACCCGGGATGGCGTTCGCTTATCAAAACTGTTGCTTTACGCAATTTTTCGCCGGATGAAAGCAGGACATACCTGTCGCGGGTAGGCATGCCCGAAGACTTTCAGCAGCCGGCCATCAATTATACCCACGGACACCCGCTCGCGCTTTCCCTGGTCGCAGAATCCTTTACGCAAACAGATGCTGCAGCGTTTGACGGTGAACTCGAACCTGATTTTATAAAGGTATTGCTCGATCGGTTTGTTCGAGAAGCGCCAAGCCTGGATCATCGGTTGGCACTCGAGGCCTGCGTATTGGTTAATAACCTTACAGAGCCATTGCTCGCTACCATGCTCGAGCGTACCGACGTACGGGCGCTCTTTGAGTGGCTTCGTAGCCTTTCTTTTATCGATTCGGGCACGCGCGGCCTCTTCCCGCATGATCTGGCGCGTGAGGTACTGGGGTCGGAATTGCGCTGGCGTAATCCGGATCAACACAAAGTGCTTCACCAGCAGGCGCGCGTGTATTACAATGCGCAACTGAAAGATGCTTCTTCGGAAGAGCAAGGCAATGTGTTGAAAGACTACATTTTCCTCCACAGAGACAATGCGATTGTGCGTCCGTTTTTTCTACAGCTCCAGTCGCAGTGGCAGGGCTCTACAGCCGCTATTTCTACGGATCAATACCACCCGCGCGATTTGGCGCAAATTGAGGCCATGGTGACCAAACACGAAGGCGAAGCATCAGCAGCGTTGGCGCGGATGTGGATTGAAGCGCAACCCGAACACGTGATTCTGTTCAGGGATCAGCAGGGAGACGCTGCCGGCTTTTTGCTGTTACTTGCCCTCCATGATGCCAGTGAGACGTCGTTAAAAAAAGATCCGGTTGCGCAAGCGTGTGTCAAATATCTGAACACAAATGCACCACTACGCCCCGGTGAGGCCGCTACGCTTTTTCGGTTCTGGATGGACCGGGATGCCTACCAGAATATCACGCAGGTGCAAAGCCTGATTTTTGTATACATGGTGCGCCACTACCTGACAACGTCCAAATTGGCGTTTAGCATGTTGCCAATTTCCAGCCCGTCTTTCTGGAAATCCGTATTTGGCTATGCTGATTTGCATCACCTTGAATCGCTCGATTTTGAACGCAATGGGATTCCGTTTGGCGTATTCGGACACGATTGGCGGAGCCGGCCACCTGCCGCCTGGCTCGATGTGCTGGCTTCTCGTGAAACAGGCAGTGGCTTCAGTGGCACTGCAGAAGCTACACCCCAGCGCACCATGCTTGTGCTCAGTGAAGAAGCGTTTGGTGAAGCGGTGCGGATGGTATGCCGAAATTACACCCGCCGCGATCGGCTGGTTAACAATCCACTACTCTCTTCCCGTATTGTGGCGGACAGTGTTGCTGAAAGTGCTGATGATGCTGAGCGCGTGGAGGTGCTCATGCAGCTTGTTGATGACGGGGTGGCGTTGTTGCAGCAGAATGTTAAGCAGGCCAAAGCTTTCAAGGCGCTGGATCGGACCTATCTGCGGCCGGCTGCTTCGCAGGAGCAAGCAGCAGAATTGTTGGGATTGCCGTACAGTACGTTTAGGCGGCATCTGGCGACAGCGCTCAATGAGCTCATTCAGTTTCTGTGGCAGAAAGAGTTGGGGCGGTAG
- a CDS encoding DUF4331 family protein, whose protein sequence is MLRKSVIGFCLLLVLVSVGLLAGPEWGDASSHREAPLISNDPLADNTDLYAFRSPDDPNTVTIIANYIPLEVPEGGPNYHTFGENIRYEIHIKNQTSVGPLGSAKDDITYRFTFDQVNEDPTTFFNIRLGKQNLKTTYTLEKSTDGGESFTTILSDGIVPPNNIGPRSIEGGAGLGTDYATLVENAIMTASTGEMVFAGPRDDAFFVDLGGIFDLGQTRSAYGADPSNSDYARDAVAGFNTHAISLKIPIDMLQKDGKSVSEAESILDPDFVIGVWASASRPQIRTLSTTGEKPEYSGPWVQVSRLGMPLTNEAVIPIGEKDRWNAVTPYSEAEQSFYPYFANPELALYMDDSQFGGAVPALSALRVQSMSYPAVGDVDDDGVAGFDFRNTKDGVYELAEAGVDLSGTAFAVPLSPGLAAPGMPRLSDIFPIFYYGVPNAIPYQLATGKTGGPLSAGKPFIHNFLPITQDAEGVLYGGDMLRLNMATPVTERGTSEFMTYASQGLIRAAVLGLVGDPYNTTADLEAIPHMDGFPNGRRLEDDVTTIELQAVGGLVLAAVGLPFDDATASDYSDLASPALLAELGYNAGPVANDVPLAASFPYQADPHNGYDYVKQLTAADPNMEPVGINIGVGVPDAFMLNQNYPNPFNPSTTIEYQVSRPGNVAIRVYDIQGRMVDTLVDGDHATGLHSVQWNAASLASGTYFYRIEAAGKSVQTKKAILVK, encoded by the coding sequence ATGTTACGCAAATCTGTTATCGGATTTTGTCTGCTACTGGTACTCGTCAGCGTTGGTTTGCTGGCGGGGCCGGAGTGGGGAGATGCTTCCAGTCACCGTGAAGCACCTCTTATTAGCAATGATCCACTGGCGGATAATACCGACCTGTATGCATTTCGATCACCAGACGATCCGAATACAGTAACCATTATCGCCAACTACATCCCGCTCGAGGTCCCCGAAGGCGGGCCGAACTATCACACGTTTGGCGAAAATATCCGGTATGAAATCCATATCAAAAACCAGACATCTGTTGGGCCGCTTGGCAGCGCAAAAGATGATATCACGTACCGGTTTACATTTGACCAGGTGAACGAAGATCCAACCACGTTCTTCAACATCCGCCTGGGCAAACAAAACCTGAAAACAACCTACACGCTTGAAAAAAGCACAGATGGTGGAGAGTCCTTCACCACAATCCTTTCCGACGGTATTGTACCGCCGAACAACATCGGCCCTCGCTCTATCGAAGGTGGAGCCGGCCTGGGTACCGACTATGCCACACTGGTTGAAAATGCCATCATGACGGCATCCACTGGCGAAATGGTATTTGCCGGCCCGCGTGATGACGCATTTTTTGTAGACCTCGGCGGCATTTTTGACCTCGGCCAAACGCGTAGTGCGTACGGTGCAGATCCGTCGAACTCAGACTATGCGCGTGACGCCGTAGCCGGGTTTAATACCCACGCCATTTCGCTCAAAATACCGATCGATATGCTTCAGAAAGACGGTAAAAGCGTCAGCGAAGCAGAGAGCATTCTCGATCCGGATTTTGTGATTGGTGTGTGGGCCTCTGCAAGCCGGCCGCAGATCCGGACCCTTTCTACAACAGGGGAGAAGCCTGAGTACTCTGGTCCCTGGGTTCAGGTGTCACGTCTTGGTATGCCACTGACCAACGAGGCAGTGATTCCAATCGGCGAAAAAGACCGCTGGAATGCTGTAACACCGTACAGTGAAGCAGAGCAGTCCTTCTACCCTTACTTCGCCAACCCAGAGCTGGCTTTGTATATGGATGACAGCCAGTTTGGCGGCGCTGTGCCGGCCTTGAGTGCGCTGCGCGTCCAGTCGATGTCGTATCCCGCAGTTGGGGATGTTGATGATGACGGTGTTGCCGGGTTTGACTTCCGGAATACCAAAGACGGTGTTTATGAACTTGCTGAAGCCGGCGTTGACCTCTCGGGTACTGCTTTCGCTGTGCCGCTGAGCCCAGGCCTCGCTGCGCCGGGCATGCCGCGCCTCTCGGATATCTTCCCGATTTTCTACTATGGCGTGCCGAATGCCATCCCGTACCAGCTTGCCACCGGCAAAACCGGCGGTCCATTGAGCGCCGGCAAGCCATTTATCCACAACTTCCTGCCCATCACGCAGGATGCAGAAGGTGTGTTGTATGGTGGGGATATGCTACGCCTGAACATGGCGACACCGGTCACAGAACGCGGTACCTCTGAGTTCATGACCTATGCGTCGCAGGGCTTGATTCGTGCGGCAGTACTTGGCCTCGTTGGAGACCCGTATAACACAACGGCAGACCTCGAAGCCATTCCGCACATGGATGGCTTCCCAAATGGCCGCCGGCTTGAAGATGATGTGACAACCATCGAATTGCAGGCCGTAGGCGGACTTGTATTAGCCGCTGTTGGGTTACCTTTCGACGACGCAACCGCAAGTGATTACTCCGATCTGGCTTCTCCGGCACTGCTGGCTGAGCTTGGCTACAACGCCGGCCCAGTTGCCAACGATGTACCGCTGGCTGCAAGCTTCCCTTACCAGGCAGACCCGCACAACGGCTACGACTACGTCAAGCAGTTGACTGCGGCTGATCCGAATATGGAGCCTGTCGGGATCAACATCGGGGTAGGGGTACCAGATGCGTTTATGCTCAATCAGAACTACCCGAATCCATTCAATCCGAGCACAACCATCGAATACCAGGTGTCGCGTCCTGGCAATGTTGCCATCCGCGTGTACGATATCCAGGGCCGTATGGTAGATACGCTGGTTGATGGAGACCATGCAACGGGGCTTCATTCCGTCCAGTGGAATGCAGCGTCCCTGGCAAGTGGTACCTATTTCTACCGGATTGAGGCTGCCGGCAAATCTGTGCAGACCAAAAAAGCCATTCTGGTGAAATAA